The Natribaculum luteum genome contains the following window.
GAGCGACCCTGGAGCCGTCGACGTGCTCGAGGGTCGCTCGACGACATGTCTAGATGTAGAACGATCGACACTATTACGATGACACGGGGTGACAGTACTCGATGGTGACCAGTGATGGTCGTGACCCACGAGTGCCCGCTGTGTAACGACACGTACGAAGGCGAATCACGTCTCCTCGTCCACCTCGAGGTCGAACATCGGAAGTCGGAACTCGCGACGTACGTCGTCGACCGTCACGAGCCGACGACCGATCCGGCGGCCGAACGCGAACGGTCCACGCCGACGGTGTGAGTTACTCTCGGCCAGTACTGACCGGAACGACGGCCGGTGTGAGCGCCTTGCGAACGCCACTCGCGACGGCGTTCGGATCGGTCGTCGCGAGCGGCGGCACCGTCTCGACCGGGAGCCCGGTCATCCGCTCGAGTTCCGCCGGGTTCGTCCGTTCGGCGACGGTCTCGCCGGCGTACTCGTTGAGGACGATCGCGCGAACGTCGACGCCGCGACGCTGGAGTGCCTCGACCGAGAGCGCCGTGTGGTTGAGCGTGCCGAGTCCCGACCGGGCGACGAGCACCGCCTCGCACTCGAGGTCTGCGACGAGGTCGATCACCTCGCGCTCGCCCGCAAGCGGGACGCGCAGACCGCCGATTCCCTCGACGATACCGACCTCGCATGTCTCGAGTTCGCGTTCGCAGTCGGCCAGCAACTCGTCGTAGGCGAGTGCCACACCCCCGCGTTCGGCGGCGACGCGGGGGGCGAGCGGTTCCTCGAGGTACTGGAGACACGTCGACGCGTCGGGGTCGCCACAGGCGGTCGCGACGACGTGGACGTCGTCGTCCGGCGGATGTCCCGTCTGGGCGGGTTTTATCGCTCGAGCGTCGACACCCTCCTCGCGAAGCCACGCCGTCACCCCGGCAGTGACGACCGTCTTGCCGACGCCGGTGCCGGTGCCGACGACGGCGAGTGGACGCCCGTTCACAGGATCCCGACCTCCTCGCCGGCAGCGCGGAACGCCTCGAGACAGGCGACGACGTCGTCTTGGTCGTGGGTGGCCGTGGGCGCGACGCGGATTCGACTCGTCCCCTCGGGAACCGTCGGTGGACGGATCGCCGGCGTGAGAACGCCGCGATCGCGAATCCCGTCCGCGAGGTCGAGTGCGTCGCGGCGGTCGCCGACCAGGACGGGGAGGATCTGGGAGTCGCCGAGGACCGTATAGCCCATCGTCTCGAGGCCGTCCCGGAGATGGGCGACGTTCTCCCAGAGGCGTTCGCGAACGTCGCCGTGACGGGCGACGTGTAGCGCCTCGCTCGCGGCGGCGGCCGCGGTCGGCGCGAGACCGGTCGAAAAGACGAACGAGCGGGCGTCGTTGACCAGATACTCGATCAGGGCGTCGTCGCCGGCGACGTAGCCGCCCTGGCTCGCGAGCGCCTTCGAGAGGGTCCCGAGCTGGACGTCGACGCGATCTGCGAGCCCTTCGGCCTGGACGACGCCGCCGCCGTCGGCGTAGAGACCGGTCGCGTGGGCCTCGTCGACCATCACCCACGCGCCGAACTCCTCGGCAGCGTCACAGATCGTTGCGAGCGGGGCGACGGTGCCGTCCATGCTGAACACGGAGTCGGTGACGACGAGCCACGACTCGTCGTCGGCTCCGGGTCGATCGGCCTGCGCGGCGAGCCTCGAGCGGAGGTCCGACGCGTCGCAGTGGTCGTAGATTTCGACGTCGGCCCCGGAGAGCCGACAGCCGTCGACGATGCTCGCGTGGTTCAACTCGTCCGAGAAGACGACGTCCGGCTCGAGTGCGGTGATCGTCCCGACGTTCGCCGCGTACCCCGAGGAGAACGCGAGGGCGCGATCCGCCCCTTTGGTCTCCGCCAGCTGGCGCTCCAGGTCGTGGTGGACGATCGTATCGCCGGTGACGAGCCGGCTCGCGCCGGCACCGGTCCCG
Protein-coding sequences here:
- the bioD gene encoding dethiobiotin synthase; translation: MNGRPLAVVGTGTGVGKTVVTAGVTAWLREEGVDARAIKPAQTGHPPDDDVHVVATACGDPDASTCLQYLEEPLAPRVAAERGGVALAYDELLADCERELETCEVGIVEGIGGLRVPLAGEREVIDLVADLECEAVLVARSGLGTLNHTALSVEALQRRGVDVRAIVLNEYAGETVAERTNPAELERMTGLPVETVPPLATTDPNAVASGVRKALTPAVVPVSTGRE
- a CDS encoding aminotransferase class I/II-fold pyridoxal phosphate-dependent enzyme, with protein sequence MEDRGFDLEERVATLEEADLRRTLAPADRVAERGYFAPPPEGGLPVLDAEEVLVFASNNYLGLTGDQRVQNAARQAAATVGTGAGASRLVTGDTIVHHDLERQLAETKGADRALAFSSGYAANVGTITALEPDVVFSDELNHASIVDGCRLSGADVEIYDHCDASDLRSRLAAQADRPGADDESWLVVTDSVFSMDGTVAPLATICDAAEEFGAWVMVDEAHATGLYADGGGVVQAEGLADRVDVQLGTLSKALASQGGYVAGDDALIEYLVNDARSFVFSTGLAPTAAAAASEALHVARHGDVRERLWENVAHLRDGLETMGYTVLGDSQILPVLVGDRRDALDLADGIRDRGVLTPAIRPPTVPEGTSRIRVAPTATHDQDDVVACLEAFRAAGEEVGIL